The DNA window ACCAAACCGGCGTCGAGCGCTCGCCGCGCAACTACGGAGCCTGGGCGCCACCCACCAGACGGCACCGATTCAGGTCACCCGGCGTCGAAATACGACGTCTCCAGCATGTCGTGGACAGCCTTGGCGTGCACCCGGAAGGACCGGCCCACCCGGACCGCGGGCAGCTCGCCGTTGTGCACCAACCGGTACACCGTCATCTTGGAGACCCTCATCAACGCCGCTACCTCGGCGACGGTGAGAAACTGCGTCCTGCCCTGCTGGCCGTCCACGGGACTGGCGTCCCGCTTACCTGCAGCATCTCGCGCTGATGGCCCGTTACTAGACGTCATCGCAACCCAATCGTGTCAGGCACGCGCATGCCAGCGGCTTCCCCTCCGCTGGCACCCACACGTGCTTACAAGAGGAGAATAGCGGGACTAATGGGGTTACTGGTACTGGTGGGGGACAATCAGTTCAAAAAACTTGGATTACTCTGATGTAATTCTTAGCTGCTCAGAGCGCATTTTGGCGGCCTCAACGGCCGCGTCGACCGCCGCTCGCAGGCCCCCTCGCTCCAGCTCGCGCAGGCCGGCCGCGGTGGTACCGCCGGGCGAGGTCACCGTCGCCCGCAGCTGCGTCGCCGTGGCGTCCACCCGCAGTCCCGGCGCCTCGGCCTCACCCCGCTGCCGATCGTCGTCCATGCGCTCGAGCAGCATGGCGGCCGAGCCCGCCATGGTCTGCGCGGTCAGGTCGGCGGCCACCTCGCGGCTCAGGCCCGCCGCGACGCCCGCGTCGATCAGCGCCTCGACCATCAGGAAGAAATAGGCCGGCCCGGAGCCCGACAGGGCGGTGACGGCGTCCATCTG is part of the Mycobacterium mantenii genome and encodes:
- a CDS encoding cell division/environmental response transcriptional regulator, translating into MTSSNGPSARDAAGKRDASPVDGQQGRTQFLTVAEVAALMRVSKMTVYRLVHNGELPAVRVGRSFRVHAKAVHDMLETSYFDAG